The Bradyrhizobium sp. LLZ17 genomic sequence TTGCATGGGCCGGGAACTGGCATTGAAGCGGCTGTCCTACAGTCACTTCTAGGACTTGCTCCAGCCTGGGTCCAAGCCCTTGGGACGAGGCTAAATACCTGCCGAGATCGGTCTTTTCGGCCGCTTACGGCGTTGCACACGCATTCTGATTTTGGCAAGCTTGTGGCTGAACAGGGCCGCCCCTTCGGGCAGGGGCGGCCCTGTTCAACATAAAGGTGCCGCACCGCAAGACGGAAGAACAAAGGCGCCGGGGGTACGTTCATCAAGGATCTGAGGCAAAAAATCACATGACAGCATTATGGTTGATTGTGCTCTGCGGAGTGCTTTCCGTCGTCTACGCGATTTGGGCGACGTCTTCGGTGTTGAGCGCGGATGCGGGGTCGCCGCGCATGCAGGAGATCGCGGGTGCGGTGCGTGAAGGCGCACAGGCCTACTTGCGGCGTCAATACACCACCATCGGTCTCGTCGGCATCGTCATCTTCGCGCTGCTCGTCTACTTCCTCGGTCTGTATGTTGCGATCGGTTTTGCCATCGGCGCCATCCTGTCGGGGGCGGCCGGTTTCATCGGCATGAACGTCTCGGTCCGCGCCAATGTGCGGACCGCCCAGGCTGCGACGACGTCGCTGGCGGGCGGGCTCGAGCTCGCCTTCAAGGCGGGTGCCATCACCGGCATGCTGGTCGCCGGCCTCGCGTTGCTCGGCGTGACGCTCTATTTCGGCTTCCTGGTCTATTCGCTGAAGCTCGCGCCTGACAGCCGGGTCGTCGTCGACGCCATGGTGGCGCTCGGCTTCGGCGCCTCGCTGATCTCGATCTTCGCCCGTCTCGGCGGCGGCATCTTCACCAAGGGTGCGGACGTCGGCGGCGACCTCGTCGGCAAGGTCGAGGCCGGCATTCCCGAGGACGATCCGCGCAACCCGGCCACCATCGCCGACAACGTCGGCGACAATGTCGGCGACTGCGCCGGCATGGCCGCTGATCTGTTCGAGACCTATGCGGTGACCGCGGTCGCCACCATGGTGCTCGCGGCGATCTTCTTCGCCAAGACGCCGATCCTCATGAACATGATGACATTGCCGCTCGCCATCGGCGGCATCTGCATCATCACATCGATCGTCGGCACCTTCTTCGTCAAGCTCGGGCCGAGCCAGTCGATCATGGGCGCGCTCTACAAGGGCCTGATCGCAACCGGCGTCCTGTCGCTGGTCGGCATTGCCGGCGTCATCTACACCCTGATCGGCTTCGGCAAGCTCGACGGCGTCGAGTTCACCGGCGCGGCGCTGTTCGAATGCGGCATTGTCGGCCTCGTCGTCACCGCATTGATCATCTGGATCACCGAATACTACACCGGCACCGACTATCGCCCGGTGAAGTCGATCGCGGCGGCCTCGGTGACCGGCCACGGCACCAATGTGATCCAGGGTCTGGCGATCTCGATGGAGGCAACCGCGCTGCCTGCGCTCGTCATCATCGCCGGCATCCTTGTCACTTACAGCCTTGCCGGCCTGTTCGGCATCGCGATCGCGACCGCCACCATGCTGGCGCTCGCCGGCATGGTCGTCGCGCTCGATGCGTTCGGTCCGGTGACCGACAACGCCGGTGGCATCGCCGAGATGGCGGGTCTGCCGAAGGAAGTGCGCAAGTCGACCGACGCCCTCGACGCGGTCGGCAACACCACCAAGGCGGTGACGAAGGGCTACGCGATCGGCTCTGCCGGTCTCGGGGCTCTCGTACTGTTTGCGGCCTACAACCAGGACCTCAAATTCTTCATCGCGGACTCGGCGCACCACGCTTATTTCGCCGGCGTCAATCCGGACTTCTCGCTCAACAACCCCTATGTGGTTGTCGGCTTGTTGTTCGGCGGTCTGCTGCCCTATCTGTTCGGTGCGATGGGCATGACCGCGGTGGGACGCGCGGCCAGCGCGATCGTCGAGGAGGTGCGCCGGCAGTTCCGGGAGAAGCCGGGCATCATGCAGGGCACCGACAAGCCGGATTACGGCAAGGCGGTCGACCTGCTGACCAAGGCGGCGATCAAGGAGATGATCATCCCGTCGCTGCTGCCGGTGCTGTCGCCGATCGTGGTCTACTTCCTGATCTACGCGATCGCGGGCGGTGGCGCGGCCGGCAAGTCGGCGGCGTTCTCGGCCGTTGGCGCGATGTTGCTCGGCGTGATCGTGACAGGCCTGTTCGTCGCGATCTCGATGACCTCGGGCGGCGGCGCCTGGGACAACGCCAAGAAGTATATCGAGGACGGCCATTACGGCGGCAAGGGCAGTGATGCCCACAAATCCGCTGTTACCGGCGACACGGTCGGCGATCCCTACAAGGATACGGCCGGCCCCGCGGTGAACCCGATGATCAAGATCACCAACATCGTGGCCCTGTTGCTGCTGGCGATCCTGGCGCACTGAACCTGTCAGGCGTCCCGAACGACAAACCCGCGGTGCAAGCCGCGGGTTTTTTCTTGTCGGCTTTACAGGGGACCGTCGCCATGACGTTCGAGACCATCAAGTGTATCCAGTGCGGCTGCGACATGCTGGCGGCCGATACTGTCTGTCCGGCGTGCGGCAAAACGCAAAGAGGCTCCCGGCAATCCGGGCCTCGCACTTTGCTGGCGGCCGCGCTGGCGGGGGCTGTTCTCTTGGCTTTCAACTGGTTCAAGGCGCCTGCGCCGCACGGGGGACAGGCTACTGCACATCCATCTGCAAGCCTTCCTTCTCGATGATGCCGGCGAACTTCTTGGTCTCGGCATCCACGAAGTCGGAGAACTGCTGCGGAGTGCCGTAATCGGCGCGGGCACCCATGGCGGTGATCTGCTTCTTGATGTCCTCGCGCTCCAGCATCGCCTTGACTTGAAGATTGAGCGCTTCGAGCACCGGAGCGGCGGCGCCTTTCGGCAGGAACACCGCGAACCAGGACGACACGTCGAAGTTCGCAAGCTCCGGCGCGCTCTCGCGCATGGTCGGCAGGTTCGGCGCGAGCTCGCTGCGCTCGGTCGTGGTGACGCAGAGGCCGTTGAGCGTGCCGTTCTGGCACCTGCGGTAGGCTTGGGTAGAGATTGTCGAACAGGATCTGGATGTCGCCGGCGAGGGCAGCCTGGAGCGCGGGGCCGGCACCGCGGAACGGAATGTGCGTCATCTTCAGCCCGGCAAGCTGGAGGAACCAGGCGCCGGTGAGGTGAGGGCTCTGGCCGACGCCGGAGGAGGCGTAGCTGAGCTTGTCTGGATTGGCCTTGAGGTATGCGATCAGCTCGGGAATCGATTTGATGCCGGTTTTCGGATGCGCCGAGACGATGTTCGGGATCCGGATCATGTTGGAGACCGGCTGGAGCTGGTTCGGCTTGTAGTTGAGGTTCTTGAAGATGCTGTAGGCGATCGCGTTCGGTCCGGGATTGCCGATCAGGATGGTGTGGCCGTCAGGCTTCGAGCGCACCACTTCCGCCGTGCCGATTGTGCCGCCGCCGCCCGAGCGGTTCTCCACGACGGCAGTCTGGCCCCAGGCGGATTGCAGATGAGCGGCGAGCAGCCGGCCCATCACGTCGGTCGAGCCGCCGGCCGCGGCCGGCACGATGATGCGGACATTCTCGGTCGGCTTCCAGTCGGCGAAGCTCGATCGCGGCAGGATGGCTGCCGCCGACAGGCCTGCAGCACCGGTCAGCACGCGACGACGCGACAGCAACTTCTCGGACACGAATCCACTCCCCACTGCTTGTTTTGCAGAGAGCGTAGGGAACCCGGCGCACGACGGCAAGCCGCACGAGGCGGCACGACGCCGCAGGCTGAAGCCTCAGTTAAAGCTCAGCAGCTTGAAAAGCGGCGCGAGATAGCTCATCTCCTGACCCGAGGTCGGCGTAGTCCGGCTGATGAAGTCGAAGATCTTGCCGTCCTGGAGGCCGTAATTCGCAAGCCGGCGCACGCGCCGGTTCTTGTCGAAATAGATCGCGATGACGCGCTGATCGACCAGCTTCTGGTTCATGAAGGCGACCGGCCGCTCCGAGCGCTGCGAAATGTAATAGAACACCTCACCGTCCAGCGTGGCGACGGTGGAGGGCGTGCCCATCACGATCAGCACCTGATCCTGGCTCGCGCCGATCGGAATTTGCTCGAGCGCGCCGGGCGGCAGGATATAGCCCTTCTGGAATTGCTCACCGGTGCAGCCGGCCAGCGCCGCGCCAACCAGGGTCACGGCCGCGAGCATGCGCAGGCCGCGCCAGCGCGAATTCAAGGCGCGCCAGCGCGAATGAAGGCCGCGCGGTCTGTCGGCGCGCGGGCGGCTCTGGTTCGTTATCGTCATTGCGGAACTGATTCCGTCCCCTTGCGTCGCGCGAGGCGCTGAAGTACCGGGCGGAGGCTCTGAATGCAACACGCGCGCGCCCGCTTGCGGAAACCACAATGCTTTGGCCGTTCAATCACTTCAGGAAACCCCGGCTAACCCCGGCCGGCACCATTGAGGCCATCTATGGCATGATCGTGACGCAGGCGCGAGAACCCATATTTTACCGGGACTTGGGCGTGCCGGATACGGTTAACGGCCGTTTCGACCTATTGCTGCTGCATCTTTGGCTGCTGCTGCGGCGCCTGCGGACCGCCCAGGACGGCGTGGAGCCGTCGCAGGTACTGTTTGACCGCTTCTGCGAGGACATGGACGACAATTTGCGCGAAATGGGCGTGGGCGACCAGACCGTCCCGAAGCGGATGCGGGCCTTCGGCGAGGCCTTTTACGGCCGCGTTCAGGCTTACGACCAGGCGATCGATAGCGGCGCTGAGGCGCTGGCGCAGGCGATCTGCAAGAATATCTTGAATGGCGCCGGGATCGATCGGGCGCGGCGGCTCGCCGTTTACGCGCAGGCCGCGGAGGCGGCTCTCGGCTTGGCTGGCGAACAGGCGCTGCTGCTCGGATCCTTCAAGTTTCCCGCGCCAAATGGGAAGGACGTGACGCCATGAACCGACCGATGACCGAATCCAAGCCCGACCCCTGGCGCGCGCCCGTGATGGTTGCCCATATTCCGGACACCGGCCTACATCGCGAGCTCGAGGCGTCGCCCGCCGAGCGTCAGGCTGTGGCCGAGTTTGCCGGCCTGCGCGAAATTCTGCCGCTCCACGCCAGTTTCGACGTCGTGCCGAAGAGCGGCGGCCGGGTCCATGTCACAGGCCACGTCCGTGCCAAAGTCGGCCAGACCTGCGTGGTGACGCTCGATCCGATCGAGAGTGAAATCGACGAAGAGATCGATCTGATATTCGCGCCCGAGGCCGAGGTGCGGCGGCTGGCCGATCTGATCGAGGAAGGGCGGGACGATCAGGAGCCCCCCGAAGTCGCCGATCCGCCCGAGCCGATCGTCAACGGAATCATCGATCTCGGCCGGCTTGCCACCGACGCGCTGTTCCTGGCGATTGATCCCTATCCGCGCAAGCCCGGTGCCGTGTTCGAGGCGGAGGTCACCGCTCCCGATCCCGAGGACAATCCCTTTGCTGCACTGAAGGCGCTTCAGGACAAGAAGAAGGGCCCGTAGCTCGGCCGTCCCGCGGGGCCGTTTTGCGCCGTCGCGCGAGGTGCTTGCCTGGGCGGATTGAAAGGTCGTGCTATCTGCTTGATTTGTCCATATTTCCTTCAAACTTGCTGACTCGTGGCCAGATCGTCCGCAATCCAAAAGACTGGGGGCAAGAGGTTGTTTCGGGATCACAAAACGCTATTGTCGCGCCCCGGTCGGAGCGCGTCGCCGCGCTTGGCCGGTCGCCATGTTCGTGGCGTACCCATTTCGCGGCCCCGCTAGTTGACGACCGCACCAGACCAGGTTTCCGGGATTTTGATGCCAAGCAAGGTTCGTATTGCGCTTGACGCCATGGGGGGCGACGTGGGCGCCGCCGTGGTCATTCCAGGCGCGGCCATCTCGCTCGGCAGGCACAGCGGGACCGAGTTTCTGCTGGTGGGTGACCGCGCCAGGATCGAGCCCGAGCTTGACCGTTACCCGGAGCTCAAGGCCGCCTCCCGGATCATCCACACCGACGTCGCTGTCAGCATGGAGGACAAGCCGAGCCAGGCGCTGCGGCGCGGCCGCAAGACCTCCTCGATGTGGCTCGCCATCGAGGCGGTGAAGAAGGGCGAGGCCGATGTCGCGATCTCCGCCGGCAACACCGGCGCGCTGATGGCGATGGCGCGCTTCTGCCTGCGCACGCTGCCGGGGATCGACCGTCCCGCGATCACGGCGGTATGGCCGACCATGCGCGGCGATTCCGTCGTCCTCGACCTCGGTGCCACCATCGGCGGCGATGCGCGCCACCTGGTGGCGCTCGCGCTGATGGGCGCGGCGATGGCGAGCGTGCTGTTCAACAAGAAGCGTCCGACCGTCGGTCTGCTCAATATCGGGGTCGAGGAGATCAAGGGGCATGAGGAGATCCGCGAGGCCGGCGAAACCCTGCGCGCGATGAACCTGCCGCAGCTCGATTATATCGGCTTCGTCGAGGGCGACGGCATCGCCAAGGGGCTGGCCGACGTGATCGTCACCGAGGGCTTCAACGGCAACATCGCGCTCAAGGCCGCCGAAGGAACCGCGCGGCAGATCGCGGCCTTGCTCCGCGAGGAGATGCGCCGGAGCTGGATGTCGAAGCTCGGCTATCTGTTCGCGCGCCGCGCCTTCCAGACCCTGCGCGAGAGAATGGACCCCAACAAGTCCAATGGCGGCGTATTCCTTGGATTGAACGGGGT encodes the following:
- a CDS encoding DUF177 domain-containing protein — encoded protein: MNRPMTESKPDPWRAPVMVAHIPDTGLHRELEASPAERQAVAEFAGLREILPLHASFDVVPKSGGRVHVTGHVRAKVGQTCVVTLDPIESEIDEEIDLIFAPEAEVRRLADLIEEGRDDQEPPEVADPPEPIVNGIIDLGRLATDALFLAIDPYPRKPGAVFEAEVTAPDPEDNPFAALKALQDKKKGP
- a CDS encoding outer membrane protein assembly factor BamE, with amino-acid sequence MTITNQSRPRADRPRGLHSRWRALNSRWRGLRMLAAVTLVGAALAGCTGEQFQKGYILPPGALEQIPIGASQDQVLIVMGTPSTVATLDGEVFYYISQRSERPVAFMNQKLVDQRVIAIYFDKNRRVRRLANYGLQDGKIFDFISRTTPTSGQEMSYLAPLFKLLSFN
- a CDS encoding ubiquinol-cytochrome C chaperone family protein, producing MLWPFNHFRKPRLTPAGTIEAIYGMIVTQAREPIFYRDLGVPDTVNGRFDLLLLHLWLLLRRLRTAQDGVEPSQVLFDRFCEDMDDNLREMGVGDQTVPKRMRAFGEAFYGRVQAYDQAIDSGAEALAQAICKNILNGAGIDRARRLAVYAQAAEAALGLAGEQALLLGSFKFPAPNGKDVTP
- a CDS encoding sodium-translocating pyrophosphatase → MTALWLIVLCGVLSVVYAIWATSSVLSADAGSPRMQEIAGAVREGAQAYLRRQYTTIGLVGIVIFALLVYFLGLYVAIGFAIGAILSGAAGFIGMNVSVRANVRTAQAATTSLAGGLELAFKAGAITGMLVAGLALLGVTLYFGFLVYSLKLAPDSRVVVDAMVALGFGASLISIFARLGGGIFTKGADVGGDLVGKVEAGIPEDDPRNPATIADNVGDNVGDCAGMAADLFETYAVTAVATMVLAAIFFAKTPILMNMMTLPLAIGGICIITSIVGTFFVKLGPSQSIMGALYKGLIATGVLSLVGIAGVIYTLIGFGKLDGVEFTGAALFECGIVGLVVTALIIWITEYYTGTDYRPVKSIAAASVTGHGTNVIQGLAISMEATALPALVIIAGILVTYSLAGLFGIAIATATMLALAGMVVALDAFGPVTDNAGGIAEMAGLPKEVRKSTDALDAVGNTTKAVTKGYAIGSAGLGALVLFAAYNQDLKFFIADSAHHAYFAGVNPDFSLNNPYVVVGLLFGGLLPYLFGAMGMTAVGRAASAIVEEVRRQFREKPGIMQGTDKPDYGKAVDLLTKAAIKEMIIPSLLPVLSPIVVYFLIYAIAGGGAAGKSAAFSAVGAMLLGVIVTGLFVAISMTSGGGAWDNAKKYIEDGHYGGKGSDAHKSAVTGDTVGDPYKDTAGPAVNPMIKITNIVALLLLAILAH
- the plsX gene encoding phosphate acyltransferase PlsX — translated: MPSKVRIALDAMGGDVGAAVVIPGAAISLGRHSGTEFLLVGDRARIEPELDRYPELKAASRIIHTDVAVSMEDKPSQALRRGRKTSSMWLAIEAVKKGEADVAISAGNTGALMAMARFCLRTLPGIDRPAITAVWPTMRGDSVVLDLGATIGGDARHLVALALMGAAMASVLFNKKRPTVGLLNIGVEEIKGHEEIREAGETLRAMNLPQLDYIGFVEGDGIAKGLADVIVTEGFNGNIALKAAEGTARQIAALLREEMRRSWMSKLGYLFARRAFQTLRERMDPNKSNGGVFLGLNGVVVKSHGGTNAEGFAYAIDVGYEMAKFDLLNKINQMLNRDGGALSSVPTAPEDVS